A genomic segment from Drosophila willistoni isolate 14030-0811.24 chromosome 2L unlocalized genomic scaffold, UCI_dwil_1.1 Seg168, whole genome shotgun sequence encodes:
- the LOC6652456 gene encoding uncharacterized protein LOC6652456 yields the protein MLFNDNSGFKLGEELLFKLTSESPEIRMRTLEQVERGFIRCIRLKETLNFKPQLLFKQLIRWFGYTPLIAVDRVLTLLLELLRSEYGNVVVKKITYERLCIELEKVMKILYSIGAKQGIDLMKELQNLVIKIYNSQLCFTDTETTESTKTMSNSDSVNDANLEFDFYDQISDVDYECAWTRASLDDLATMKILLESLKIENITETELELHLIQVQVKIQDYPAEFFLQSPQLFLELLQVQKKAWKNNTSLLQANRALLAFVKQLRNRILIRQNILCYVPILDSPNTKPRQLRVPIALGLLLNSCLEILSSMLFTPSNHNWLLLELLLEVIQIFNILNTPVALACTEILSLMAKRLIAYCHGLENSDMSQLVDNLTMPRLQSLILNGLLQDAVALNITHGNGIDRTNARYLIQPILMDSSYLSCVPNRRKTLSNLISALGSEFNLEQEQLLQLKQAYSLALSQLQDQPKLTGSQLLQVQSQLCLVITQMGSEALVKQLFQSIIDSTPLFESNKLLRKEAESLLSTLLDLHDDHLKSTVFSLVAHSAVQHFHAIVNKSKYLPGCNNLDLIRQHILGLPLNSVLLRKLLFYSWTPTSSDKIKQWCTDYLTMLLKLCNVINKQDFEIVCHLTTPELPLMVCRSTNQTQLHNVLWHIFEPDSTYLEPLQMLRGNLCYMFNPNLQLRKEATIRIMYTLRCQDYVHDALFINNLSPDFFGPDLCVVQQPMAYDNIFTESLADPLQGKCSVKALVRLLQTADLRASIRRSTFVQLNVLLQNWEAVDEFVNHDESYRPVLDALRSPLKRDNHNNCLEIVLPAVSIFMKLLCHSADFRSEMSKICEVYVCLLRVLLLSHSSGSELPREVSACLFLLLFHVHITTNRSTMVLNADLGDMLIPIMCELNAAMPLSTADEGLCLEKKLIDRRFAGNADLAAQHWRLHIAHNVCQTPANITLTLVENLNIRDTLKLKMEDLALVQATQTDVQLQRQLLKASNCSDGHSLEQIVDNLQTMLVLLRTSTFNDKTKNFWVLIHKYIGLVPGTSVDRRLYISFLQLCLSCLDQRNKEVLNGITEAICNNPHHTLTMLLQDRGVGLDMMYLICQCLVNVIEAKCIIDNSKTVSNHNAQQLYCQYFRQLSALARQHFELRQLEHVRCLLGVLRTLSDNTLSLSVTEVKSYAQHFIQLSSDLRTSTQTGSQWQRDCLYILAKIQTRDLPLEKVLRYLLSLCGHSDGEVRALAWVSLANCLSNVSNQEIADILNRLDFLPGGLPACCLTTLLDVHELMLVRALAGRVFIELIPLNGPDATIELMHRHDFISDTLSALKNMYINSTVTVNDNLVGQQNSCEVISCYIDICLRLVKLLPFWAANLCKHGFVNALSEVLKMQNSTKTLSKAYIELCSVQICEFYALMYVDNFRHLQKTVCQDPVFMEFYIRLYNKVLNLECPDRMLVHLMKLFLVMCKDDNAYLFLFEQLKKQQQLRLDIFLYGLHLSYCTHPVQRYTLTVISMVFSKVQSGSQQINFVTELENYVLPLTELLPSDDQKIELEFVRVENTQNSVHSLNRQQQQKQPEPEQETHISGVNCTNGAVLLYYRLDRLFEHFFPVKTYNFLHPPSMGHVQVCDAIGGLLKLSPWAVRAAKQLKLLDRVFQLFESFLNDSNIGNASIYVRRVGAHKCRDILSNLLVVLNMMAKWHSSLYAVITEPTVANNAVRLLIRIWPWLSHSALLKQMTVQLAMFFTEHSLEMCKQTSLVLPGQSHSLLQLIVRVAHYETTRNNAPEKEDNTTPNPNLLQPLRVMMNCCSCTEGRLALSKMHVLDMFDTILPATYTPNLRKIRPHVVTSWLDFWECYSRYEIGAKPCHLHGLLNTVRHLPPMHPQRLLCLRIFRNMCFLSGNQAHFVNFAEFLNLLRDIIAQCAEINVVVDANTYGSFEEERLVVLMLWKLFCFGAKYKAMLRGTKLLKQLIHLRNHLDKTRIDFPDKVQNIPYAESLRYLLENLFESL from the exons ATGTTATTCAATGACAATTCGGGATTTAAACTCGGAGAAGAGCTGTTATTTAAATTAACAAGTGAGTCGCCTGAGATACGGATGCGCACTCTAGAGCAGGTTGAGCGAGGGTTTATTCGATGCATTCGACttaaagaaactttaaattttaagcccCAGCTGCTGTTTAAACAACTAATACGTTGGTTTGGATACACTCCTTTAATAGCTGTGGATAGAGTTTTGACATTATTGTTGGAATTATTGCGCTCTGAGTATGGTAACGTGGTGGTCAAAAAGATCACATACGAAAGATTGTGCATTGAGCTGGAGAAGGTAATGAAGATTTTATATTCAATCGGCGCTAAACAAGGCATAGATTTAATGAAGGAGCTACAAAATCTGGTGATAAAAATTTACAACAGCCAGCTTTGTTTCACCGATACTGAAACAACGGAATCGACGAAAACAATGTCCAATAGTGATAGTGTTAATGACGCCAATTTGGAGTTTGATTTTTATGATCAGATTTCTGATGTAGACTACGAATGTGCGTGGACGCGTGCTAGTCTGGATGATCTTGCAACTATGAAAATTTTATTGGAATCTTTGAAAATCGAAAATATAACTGAAACAGAGTTGGAGCTCCATCTCATCCAAGTGCAGGTAAAAATTCAAGATTATCCTGCGGAGTTCTTTCTGCAAAGTCCCCAACTCTTTCTGGAACTGCTGCAGGTTCAGAAAAAAGCCTGGAAAAATAATACCAGTCTCCTGCAGGCGAATAGGGCTTTGCTCGCGTTTGTAAAACAATTGCGAAATCGAATCTTGATTCGTCAAAACATTCTATGCTATGTACCTATTCTAGATTCACCAAATACTAAACCTAGGCAGCTGCGTGTACCAATTGCATTGGGTTTGTTACTGAACAGCTGCCTTGAAATATTGTCATCGATGCTATTCACGCCCTCCAATCACAATTGGCTACTTCTTGAGCTTTTATTGGAGgtaattcaaatatttaatatcCTTAATACTCCCGTAGCTCTAGCCTGCACTGAAATCCTTAGCTTAATGGCCAAGCGGCTTATTGCCTATTGCCACGGCCTAGAGAATAGTGACATGTCTCAGTTGGTAGATAATCTAACGATGCCCCGCCTTCAGTCTCTTATATTGAATGGACTTTTGCAGGATGCGGTAGCACTCAATATCACACATGGCAATGGGATCGATCGGACAAATGCTAGATATCTTATTCAACCCATTTTAATGGACAGTTCGTATCTGTCTTGCGTCCCTAATCGGAGAAAAACGTTGAGTAATCTAATTTCTGCTCTAGGTAGCGAATTTAATTTGGAGCAGGAACAGTTGTTGCAACTTAAACAGGCCTACAGTTTGGCTCTCTCACAATTACAGGACCAACCAAAGTTAACAGGATCGCAGCTGCTGCAGGTTCAAAGTCAATTATGTCTTGTCATTACACAAATGGGGAGTGAAGCGCTCGTGAAGCAGCTATTTCAATCAATTATTGACTCTACACCACTCTTCGAGTCAAACAAATTGTTGCGTAAGGAGGCGGAATCACTACTTTCCACACTGCTTGACTTGCATGACGATCACTTAAAAAGCACTGTGTTTAGTCTAGTGGCTCATTCAGCGGTGCAGCATTTCCATGCTATTGTAAATAAATCGAAATACTTACCTGGATGTAACAATTTGGATCTGATACGCCAGCATATTCTCGGACTTCCTTTAAACTCGGTGTTGTTACGCAAACTCCTGTTTTACAGTTGGACACCTACGTCATCGGATAAGATAAAGCAGTGGTGCACCGATTACCTGACCATGTTGCTGAAGCTATGTAATGTTATTAATAAGCAGGACTTTGAAATAGTGTGTCACCTAACGACTCCGGAGTTGCCACTGATGGTCTGCCGGTCCACTAACCAAACTCAGCTACATAACGTATTATGGCATATATTTGAACCAGATTCCACATACCTGGAACCATTGCAGATGTTGAGGGGCAATCTGTGCTACATGTTTAATCCCAATCTACAACTGAGAAAAGAGGCCACAATTAGAATTATGTATACTTTGCGATGCCAAGATTACGTGCATGACGcgttatttattaataatttgtcGCCAGACTTTTTTGGCCCGGATTTATGTGTGGTCCAGCAGCCTATGGCTTATGACAATATTTTTACAGAGTCGTTGGCGGATCCCTTGCAAGGAAAGTGTAGTGTTAAAGCTTTGGTACGCCTTCTTCAGACTGCGGACCTACGTGCATCCATTAGACGCTCGACATTTGTTCAGTTAAATGTCTTACTGCAAAACTGGGAGGCGGTCGATGAATTTGTCAATCATGACGAATCATATCGGCCCGTTTTGGATGCGCTTCGTAGCCCCCTAAAGAGAGACAACCATAATAATTGCTTAGAAATCGTGTTACCAGCGGTAagcatttttatgaaattacTCTGTCATAGTGCTGATTTTCGTAGTGAGATGTCTAAAATTTGTGAGGTATATGTCTGCCTGTTGCGTGTGCTTTTATTATCACATAGCTCCGGATCTGAGCTGCCCAGAGAGGTCAGTGCATGTTTGTTCCTACTATTGTTTCACGTACACATCACCACTAACCGGTCTACTATGGTACTGAACGCCGATTTGGGTGACATGCTTATACCAATAATGTGTGAATTAAATGCTGCAATGCCTTTATCAACAGCTGATGAGGGCTTATGTTTGGAAAAAAAACTGATTGATAGACGTTTTGCCGGTAACGCGGATCTAGCTGCACAACATTGGCGTTTACACATTGCCCACAACGTTTGCCAAACCCCAGCAAACATCACCCTGACGCTTGTTGAAAATCTTAATATCCGGGACACGCTAAAGCTTAAAATGGAAGATCTAGCTTTGGTTCAGGCTACTCAAACTGATGTGCAGCTACAACGGCAGCTTTTAAAAGCTAGCAATTGCAGCGACGGTCATTCGCTAGAACAAATTGTTGACAATCTTCAGACAATGCTCGTTTTATTGCGCACATCGACTTTTAATGATAAGACTAAAAATTTTTGGGTGCTGATACATAAGTACATAGGATTAGTTCCGGGAACTTCGGTAGATCGCCGTCTGTACATATCATTTTTGCAACTTTGTCTGAGTTGTTTGGATCAGAGAAATAAAGAGGTTTTAAATGGTATAACCGAAGCCATCTGCAACAATCCCCATCACACACTCACGATGTTATTGCAGGATCGTGGAGTTGGATTAGACATGATGTATTTGATTTGTCAGTGTTTGGTCAATGTGATAGAGGCAAAATGTATCATTGACAATTCTAAAACAGTCTCAAATCACAATGCCCAGCAATTGTATTGCCAATATTTTAGACAGTTGAGCGCCCTGGCCAGACAGCACTTTGAGTTGCGTCAACTGGAGCATGTACGCTGCCTATTGGGGGTGTTGCGAACTTTGAGTGACAACACTTTGAGCCTGAGTGTGACTGAAGTGAAG TCCTATGCTCAGCACTTCATCCAGTTGTCCAGCGATTTGCGTACATCTACTCAAACGGGATCCCAATGGCAGCGGGATTGCCTGTACATACTCGCTAAAATTCAGACTCGCGATTTGCCCCTGGAAAAAGTTTTGCGGTATTTGCTTAGTCTGTGCGGGCACAGCGATGGGGAAGTGCGTGCCTTAGCATGGGTTTCGTTGGCTAATTGTCTGTCAAATGTATCTAACCAGGAAATAGCAGACATATTGAACCGTTTGGACTTTCTTCCCGGAGGCCTACCTGCATGCTGCCTTACCACTTTGTTGGATGTCCACGAATTGATGTTGGTTCGCGCCTTAGCTGGTCGTGtctttatagaattaattccaCTTAATGGACCAGATGCGACGATTGAATTGATGCATAGACACGATTTCATTAGTGATACTCTATCAGCtttgaaaaatatgtatattaattcTACTGTGACTGTTAATGACAATTTGGTAGGGCAACAAAATTCCTGTGAAGTTATCAGCTGCTACATAGACATTTGCTTGCGTCTAGTTAAACTTCTACCCTTTTGGGCTGCCAATTTATGTAAACATGGGTTTGTCAATGCTCTAAGTGAAGTTCTGAAGATGCAAAATTCAACCAAGACTTTGTCAAAGGCTTATATTGAACTATGTTCCGTACAAATTTGTGAGTTTTATGCATTGATGTATGTGGATAACTTTAGACATCTTCAAAAAACCGTGTGTCAAGATCCCGTGTTCATGGAATTTTACATACGCTTGTACAACAAAGTGCTGAATTTGGAATGTCCTGATCGTATGTTAGTACACTTAAtgaaactatttttggtcATGTGTAAGGATGATAATGcctatttgtttttattcgaGCAGttgaaaaaacaacaacaactgagaCTTGATATATTTCTCTATGGATTGCATTTGTCATATTGTACGCACCCAGTACAACGTTACACACTGACAGTGATTTCAATGGTATTCTCAAAAGTTCAAAGTGGGTCACAGCAGATTAATTTCGTGACTGAATTGGAGAACTATGTTCTGCCTCTGACTGAATTATTGCCCAGCGATGATCAAAAGATAGAGCTTGAATTTGTTCGAGTTGAAAATACGCAGAATAGTGTTCATAGTTTGAAtcgccaacagcaacaaaagcaGCCAGAGCCCGAGCAAGAGACTCACATATCTGGAGTAAACTGCACCAATGGTGCGGTGTTACTCTACTATCGCCTGGATCGTCTGTTCGAGCATTTTTTTCCAGTGAAAACGTACAACTTCTTACATCCGCCAAGTATGGGGCACGTGCAAGTCTGCGATGCTATTGGTGGACTTTTAAAGCTGTCTCCCTGGGCAGTGCGTGCAGCTAAACAATTGAAACTTTTAGATCGCGTGTTTCAATTGTTTGAATCCTTCCTCAATGATAGCAATATTGGAAACGCCAGTATCTATGTAAGACGTGTAGGTGCTCACAAGTGCAGGGATATTCTAAGCAATCTACTAGTGGTACTCAATATGATGGCCAAATGGCATAGTTCGTTGTATGCGGTGATCACAGAACCTACCGTGGCTAATAACGCTGTACGCTTACTGATTAGAATTTGGCCATGGCTTTCACACTCAGCACTTCTTAAGCAAATGACTGTTCAATTGGCCATGTTCTTCACGGAGCACTCCTTAGAAATGTGCAAGCAAACATCGTTAGTGTTGCCTGGGCAGTCGCATTCCCTACTTCAACTAATTGTGCGAGTGGCTCACTATGAAACTACACGCAATAACGCACCTGAAAAGGAGGACAATACAACACCTAACCCGAATTTACTGCAACCATTGCGAGTCATGATGAATTGCTGCTCCTGTACGGAAGGACGCCTTGCTTTGTCTAAAATGCATGTACTGGATATGTTCGATACGATTTTGCCAGCTACCTACACTCCAAATTTAAGGAAAATCCGGCCTCATGTTGTGACATCCTGGCTAGACTTTTGGGAGTGTTATTCTCGTTATGAAATTGGAGCCAAGCCGTGTCATTTGCACGGACTACTCAATACTGTGCGTCATTTACCTCCGATGCATCCACAAAGATTGCTCTGCTTGAGAATTTTCCGTAATATGTGCTTTTTAAGCGGCAATCAAGCTCATTTCGTCAACTTTGCTGAATTTCTGAATCTGCTTCGTGACATTATAGCGCAATGCGCAGAAATCAATGTGGTTGTAGATGCCAATACTTACGGTTCTTTTGAGGAAGAACGACTGGTTGTGCTAATGTTGTGGAAACTATTTTGTTTTGGAGCAAAATACAAAGCCATGCTAAGGGGGACTAAGCTATTAAAGCAACTCATACATCTTAGAAATCATTTGGATAAAACGAGAATAGATTTTCCGGACAAAGTGCAAAACATTCCCTACGCTGAAAGTCTTAGATACCTTTTAGAAAATCTGTTTGAGTCCCTTTAA